TCGCCCGTGGCGCCCCGTTCTCGCGGCGCTCCTGCTGGCGGTCGGCCTCGGCGCGTGCGGGGAGGAGCCGGCGGAGTCGCAGCTCGCGACCGAGGGGCCGGAGGCGCTCGTGGCGCTGGCCGTCGAGGTCGAGGCACCAGCGGAGGGCGACTCCCTCGGGGCCGTCCGCTCGACGTTCCAGGCCGACGCGGCCGGCGCCGCGTGGTACGACGCGCTCGCCGCGCCCGGCCGCGACCCGGCCATGGGCCTGACGGTCGGCGAGCGGACCGCCCTCCACTCGTGGCGCTGGTGGTCCGACGCCGACTCGGTCGCCCTCGGGCCAGCCGACCGGATCCGCGGCATCGCCCGGCCCGACGTCGCCGTCCGCTCCTACATGCAGCGCGACACGTCGGGGCTCGTCGCCCGCGTGCTCTCGCAGATCCAGGGCGACCGGCCGGCGCGTCTCAGCGAGCGCGTCACGCTGCTCGACGGGACCGGCGACGGGCAGGCCGCGCTCTTGGTGGAGGTCGCGGACTCCGTCGGCGTCGTCGGCTTCCGGCCGGTCCGGAGCGAGCTCCGCGCGGCCGGCGAGTACCGGATCCAGGATGTCGGGGGCGCGCTCGCCTTCGCCGCGGCGGGCGCCATCCCGACCGACACGGCCACCGTCCCCACCGGTGCCATCTGGACGGCCGTCGCGTCGGACGACGGCGAGGTCCGCTCCACGAGCGCCGCGGCCGACGTGCCCGAAGGCCGCGACCAGGCGTTCCGGCTCGGGGAGATCACCCTCCGGACGCCCGGCGCGCTCGCCATCGCGACCGGCGCCACGGCCGAGGCCGCCGCCGAGGCGGCCCGGCTCGTCCTCCGCACGGGGGACGCCCGACGGCGGGCGCGGAGCGAGCGGCTCGCCGAGGTCGTCGAGGCCGTCGTGTTCGACACGGAGGACGAGACGATGGACACGGCCTTCCGCTGGGCCGCCGCCACGCTCAGCTCGCTCGTCGTGCGCGACTCGGCGCGCGTGTCGGTCCTGCCCGGGCTGCCCGGCGCCGAGCCCGCGACGTACCCGACGGCCGCCCGGCTCGTCGGCGCCTTCCTCGACACGGGGCAGTGGGAGACCGCCCGCGCATTCCTCACCACGTACGGCGACGCGCAGGTGTTCGACCGCCGGTTCGACCTGCTCGGCCGCGCGCCCGACCTCGTCCGCCTCGGCGACGACGAGGACGACGTGTTCGCCACGGCCGACGGGACGCCGCTGTTCCTCGCCGCCGCCGGCGACTACGTCCGCACGACGGGCGACCGGTCGCTCGTCTCGGGCGGCCCGAACTTCTGGTTCAAGACGGTCTTCGCGCTCCGCGGCATCTACGAGCCCGACACCCGCAACGGCTCGGCGATGGACTCGCTCGGCTTCCTCGTGGCGAAGGGCCGGCGCGGGACGTGGCTCGAGGGCGACCCCGAGCGCGGCGGCATCGAGCGGCGCGGCGCCGTCGCCGAGGGGCAGGGCGCGCTCTATCGGTCGCTCCGCACCGCCACCCAGTTCGCCCGCATCATGGGCGTCTCGCAGCGGTCGTCGGCCACCTGGTACGCCGACACGGCGGCGGTGCTGGTGCGCGACTTCGACCGGCGGTTCGTCCGCGACGGCCTCGTAGCGGACCGGGTGGACGTCCGCGGGGCTTCAGCGGACCTCCGCCCCGGCGGGCTGCTGGCCCTCGCCGAGCTCGACGGGCTCCCGGCCGAGGCCCGCGCCCGGTACGCCCGCGCGCTCGCCGAGCGCCTCGTCTTCCGGTACGGCGTCGCCTCGCTCGCCCAGACCGACTCGACGTTCCACCCCTTCCTGAATGCGCCCGAGTTCTACACGCCCGAGTCGGCCCGGACGAACGGGGCGGTGTGGACCTGGCTGGCGGGCCCGGTCGCCACGCTGATGGCCGAGACGGGCGGGGCGGCGCCGGCCGCCGAGCTCGTCCAGTCGCAGGCCGAGCTCCTGCTCGACGCGGGCGCCGTCGGCGCGATCCCGGAGCTCGTCGCCGGCCACCCCCGCTCGGCCGAGGCGCCGCCCGAGGTGGGCGGGGCGCCGGTCAACCCGTGGAGCCTCGCCGGCTTCATCGAGGGGACGATCGAGGGCCTCGTCGGCGTGCGCTACGTCAGTGCCGACACGCTCGCGCTCGCGCCGCGGCTCCCCGAGGCGTGGGGGGCGACGACCGTCCGCCTCCGCCTCGGCGGCGGCGCGGTGGCCCTCCGGCTGGCGTCCGGCGTCGACGGCGTCGAGGCGCAGGTCGAGCCGTCCGGGGACCTGCCGGAAGGCGCGACCCTCCTGCTGGAGGGCGGGGGCCGGCGCGTGGCCATGCCGCTCGCGACGGTGCAGGGCGACACGCTGGTGACGCCGCGCGAGTCGTTCACCGTGTCCGTCACGAGCGGCGGCGCGACCGTGGACGGCGAGGAGGCGCCCTCGTCGGCGGTGGCGAGCACGGCCAGCGTGTGGGAGGGCTTCGCCTTCGCCGAGCCCGAGCTCCGCGACGAGTACCCGGTGATGCGGGCCGTCGAGAACCAGCGCGCGCTCGGCGACAACCAGATCCTCCGTGACAACCCGTCGGCGTCGGTCTCGCTCACCCAGACCGACCCGCAGGGCGACGACTGGGGCGCGACGAGCACCTTCACCTATCCCGAGGGCGTCGAGCCCGGCGTCCTCGACGCGACGT
This sequence is a window from Rubrivirga marina. Protein-coding genes within it:
- a CDS encoding amylo-alpha-1,6-glucosidase, which codes for MQPSRRPWRPVLAALLLAVGLGACGEEPAESQLATEGPEALVALAVEVEAPAEGDSLGAVRSTFQADAAGAAWYDALAAPGRDPAMGLTVGERTALHSWRWWSDADSVALGPADRIRGIARPDVAVRSYMQRDTSGLVARVLSQIQGDRPARLSERVTLLDGTGDGQAALLVEVADSVGVVGFRPVRSELRAAGEYRIQDVGGALAFAAAGAIPTDTATVPTGAIWTAVASDDGEVRSTSAAADVPEGRDQAFRLGEITLRTPGALAIATGATAEAAAEAARLVLRTGDARRRARSERLAEVVEAVVFDTEDETMDTAFRWAAATLSSLVVRDSARVSVLPGLPGAEPATYPTAARLVGAFLDTGQWETARAFLTTYGDAQVFDRRFDLLGRAPDLVRLGDDEDDVFATADGTPLFLAAAGDYVRTTGDRSLVSGGPNFWFKTVFALRGIYEPDTRNGSAMDSLGFLVAKGRRGTWLEGDPERGGIERRGAVAEGQGALYRSLRTATQFARIMGVSQRSSATWYADTAAVLVRDFDRRFVRDGLVADRVDVRGASADLRPGGLLALAELDGLPAEARARYARALAERLVFRYGVASLAQTDSTFHPFLNAPEFYTPESARTNGAVWTWLAGPVATLMAETGGAAPAAELVQSQAELLLDAGAVGAIPELVAGHPRSAEAPPEVGGAPVNPWSLAGFIEGTIEGLVGVRYVSADTLALAPRLPEAWGATTVRLRLGGGAVALRLASGVDGVEAQVEPSGDLPEGATLLLEGGGRRVAMPLATVQGDTLVTPRESFTVSVTSGGATVDGEEAPSSAVASTASVWEGFAFAEPELRDEYPVMRAVENQRALGDNQILRDNPSASVSLTQTDPQGDDWGATSTFTYPEGVEPGVLDATYMEVARDDSTTYFRAEFVGLADPGQTIVAFAIDLEEGGARTVGRGADYDFPEEGGYEYVIFVGDGLMALDAAGREVGRLGSGTVFDPETGSLQFALPTFVVPSLGRSRVTMLVGALEPDGGVGSFRRVEREASEETGGGRVDTRSPNVYDVVVGRTR